The proteins below come from a single Chryseobacterium sp. MA9 genomic window:
- a CDS encoding VOC family protein, which translates to MVKRIIANIKTNDLSRANQFYQDILELDVLMDHGWIKTLGNDEEAKIQISFAEQGGNDTEVPDLSIEVDNVDEVYNKMKNAGFEIAYELTNEDWGVRRFFVKDPFQKLINILSHQ; encoded by the coding sequence ATGGTAAAAAGAATCATAGCAAATATTAAAACGAATGATCTTTCCAGAGCCAATCAGTTTTATCAGGATATTCTGGAACTGGACGTTTTGATGGATCATGGCTGGATCAAAACATTGGGTAATGATGAAGAAGCTAAAATTCAAATAAGCTTTGCAGAACAGGGAGGAAATGATACCGAAGTTCCCGATCTTTCCATTGAAGTGGATAATGTAGATGAAGTCTATAACAAAATGAAAAATGCCGGTTTTGAAATTGCTTATGAGCTAACCAATGAAGATTGGGGAGTCCGCAGGTTTTTTGTTAAAGATCCATTTCAGAAACTGATCAATATACTGTCTCACCAATAA
- a CDS encoding alpha/beta hydrolase: protein MEQKDLTIILVHGAWGDGSHWQYVIPSLTKAGYKVRSVQNPLTSLQDDINKTKDLIDAQEGKVLLVGHSYGGAVISGAGHHDKVAGLVYIAAFAPDAGDSLGSLLGRRESPGGASIYPDNKGFLWIKYDEFKSAFCQDLDDEKALVMSLSQKPIHGQCFGDVAGEPAWKTRPSWYQISLQDRMIPAETEKEMAERLEPKKIISLDAGHASLASHPEEVIQLILEAASSI from the coding sequence ATGGAACAAAAAGATTTAACCATTATTTTGGTACACGGAGCATGGGGAGACGGTTCACACTGGCAATACGTTATTCCTTCACTGACAAAAGCGGGCTATAAAGTAAGAAGTGTTCAGAATCCATTAACATCTCTGCAGGACGATATTAATAAGACTAAAGATCTTATTGATGCCCAGGAAGGCAAGGTGCTTTTAGTAGGACATTCCTATGGGGGTGCTGTTATTTCAGGAGCGGGACACCATGATAAAGTAGCCGGACTGGTTTATATTGCTGCTTTTGCACCGGATGCAGGAGACAGTCTGGGATCTCTGTTAGGAAGACGGGAATCTCCGGGGGGAGCAAGTATTTATCCTGATAACAAAGGTTTTTTGTGGATTAAATATGATGAATTTAAATCTGCTTTCTGTCAGGATTTGGATGATGAAAAAGCACTGGTAATGTCATTATCGCAAAAACCTATTCACGGTCAGTGTTTCGGTGATGTAGCAGGTGAACCGGCATGGAAAACGCGTCCAAGTTGGTATCAAATCTCACTGCAGGACCGTATGATCCCTGCAGAAACAGAAAAAGAAATGGCAGAACGTCTTGAACCAAAGAAAATAATCTCTTTGGATGCAGGACATGCTTCCTTGGCATCACATCCTGAAGAAGTTATTCAGCTGATTTTAGAAGCTGCTTCGTCAATATAA
- a CDS encoding Crp/Fnr family transcriptional regulator — protein MMSNNYKKYGELFQVDSEHFEEFYALLHDTKLLKSDFFLKQGEKCKYLGFIKKGTIRSFYINDQGREINFGFYFENEFFTDYESILCDTVSNMNIQALENCEILLLSKEDLQNLYKKEAYWQQFGRVMSEKIYLDAKKRIDDLLCFSPENRYLNLVKKQPALFQKIAQKHIASYLGVTEQSLSRIRSRIVN, from the coding sequence ATGATGTCAAATAATTATAAGAAATATGGGGAACTCTTTCAGGTAGACTCAGAGCACTTTGAAGAATTCTATGCACTGCTTCATGATACAAAGCTTTTAAAGTCTGATTTTTTTCTGAAACAGGGAGAAAAATGCAAGTATCTGGGCTTTATCAAAAAAGGAACCATCAGATCTTTCTATATCAATGATCAGGGACGCGAAATCAATTTCGGATTCTATTTTGAAAATGAATTTTTTACCGACTATGAAAGCATCCTTTGTGATACCGTATCCAATATGAACATCCAGGCGCTGGAAAACTGTGAAATTTTACTGTTGAGTAAAGAAGATCTGCAGAATTTATATAAAAAAGAAGCATATTGGCAGCAATTTGGGAGAGTGATGAGTGAAAAGATTTATCTCGATGCCAAAAAACGGATTGATGATCTGCTGTGTTTTTCCCCTGAAAACAGATATCTTAATCTTGTCAAAAAACAACCTGCGCTCTTTCAGAAAATAGCCCAGAAACACATTGCCAGCTACCTTGGTGTAACAGAACAGTCACTCAGCCGTATCAGAAGCCGTATCGTTAATTAA
- the tpx gene encoding thiol peroxidase, which translates to MSTTITLKGNEVHTIGTLPSVGTTVKDFALVDSGLAVKTLETFAGKKKVFNIFPSIDTPTCAASSRKFNEEASKLDNTVIINVSKDLPFALGRFCAAEGLNNVETLSDFRSSFGDDYEVTIADSPLKGLLSRAVIVTDENNKVVYTEQVPEIADEPNYDAALAALNK; encoded by the coding sequence ATGTCAACGACAATCACTTTAAAAGGAAACGAAGTACACACAATAGGAACATTACCATCTGTAGGAACCACTGTAAAAGACTTTGCTTTGGTAGACTCAGGTTTAGCGGTAAAAACGCTGGAAACTTTTGCAGGAAAGAAAAAAGTATTCAATATTTTCCCAAGCATTGATACCCCTACTTGTGCTGCTTCTTCCAGAAAATTTAATGAAGAGGCTTCAAAACTTGATAATACGGTTATCATCAATGTTTCAAAAGACCTTCCATTCGCATTAGGAAGATTCTGTGCAGCTGAAGGTTTGAATAACGTAGAAACACTTTCAGATTTCAGAAGCAGCTTCGGAGATGATTATGAAGTGACTATCGCGGACTCTCCTTTGAAAGGATTATTGAGCCGTGCCGTGATCGTTACAGACGAAAACAACAAAGTAGTATATACTGAGCAGGTTCCTGAAATTGCTGATGAGCCTAATTACGATGCCGCTCTTGCTGCATTGAACAAATAA
- a CDS encoding NADP-dependent isocitrate dehydrogenase codes for MSEKSKIYYTLTDEAPMLATHSFLPIVKAFTKSADIEIAVPDISLAGRILANFPEFLKDDQKISDALAQLGELATQPDANIIKLPNISASVPQLDAAIAELQGKGFAVPNYPAEPKNDEEKAIKAKYAKVLGSAVNPVLREGNSDRRAPKAVKNYAKANPHRMGDWASDSKTDVAHMNNGDFYGTENSTTLENAAKYRIVFKGNDGSESVLKDFAGLQAGEVIDSSVMNLNALKAFVKEAIEEAKKRNVLLSAHLKATMMKISDPIIFGAIVETFFKEVFTKYAETFKSLDINPNNGLADLFDKIKGNAQEADIKADIETALANGPRVAMVNSDKGITNFHVPSDIIVDASMAALVRGGGKMWNKDGNEEDTVCIIPDRSYAGFYQSVIDDMKAHGKLDPTTMGSVPNVGLMAQKAEEYGSHDKTFQLAADGTVEVQDEAGNVLLSQKVEKDDIFRMCQTKDAPIQDWVKLAVNRSRLSDTPAIFWLDKGRAHDREIIKKVEKYLADHDTTGLDIRILDVKDAMTETLKRAREGKDTISVSGNVLRDYLTDLFPILELGTSAKMLSIVPLMNGGGLFETGAGGSAPKHVEQFLEEGYLRWDSLGEFLALQASLEHLAQTQGNTKSQVLADALDEANAKFLATDKSPARKVGQIDNRGSHFYLAMYWAEALANQTADAELAAKFAPIAQAMQENEEVINAELIGAQGKPQNIEGYYKTDTYKTYAAMRPSTVLNEIIDGI; via the coding sequence ATGTCAGAAAAATCAAAAATCTATTACACACTTACTGATGAAGCTCCAATGCTGGCTACTCACTCGTTTTTACCCATTGTAAAAGCTTTCACAAAATCAGCAGATATCGAAATCGCAGTTCCGGATATTTCTTTGGCAGGAAGAATTCTAGCAAACTTCCCTGAGTTTTTAAAAGACGACCAAAAAATCAGTGATGCTCTGGCTCAACTAGGAGAATTGGCGACTCAACCTGACGCTAATATCATTAAGTTACCTAACATTTCTGCTTCTGTGCCTCAATTGGATGCAGCTATTGCTGAACTACAAGGTAAAGGTTTCGCGGTTCCCAACTATCCTGCAGAGCCTAAAAATGACGAAGAAAAAGCCATCAAAGCTAAATATGCTAAAGTATTAGGAAGTGCTGTAAACCCTGTGTTAAGAGAAGGAAACTCTGACAGACGTGCTCCAAAGGCTGTTAAAAACTATGCAAAAGCAAACCCTCACAGAATGGGTGACTGGGCATCTGACAGCAAAACTGACGTAGCTCATATGAACAATGGTGATTTCTACGGTACAGAAAATTCTACAACATTAGAAAATGCTGCAAAATACAGAATCGTATTCAAAGGAAATGATGGTTCTGAATCTGTATTAAAAGACTTCGCGGGTCTTCAGGCTGGTGAAGTAATTGATTCTTCTGTAATGAACTTAAATGCATTAAAAGCATTTGTTAAGGAAGCTATCGAGGAAGCTAAGAAAAGAAACGTACTTCTTTCTGCCCACCTTAAAGCAACAATGATGAAAATCTCTGATCCAATCATTTTTGGGGCTATCGTTGAGACTTTCTTCAAAGAAGTATTTACTAAATATGCTGAGACTTTCAAGTCTTTAGACATCAATCCAAATAACGGTCTTGCTGATCTTTTCGATAAAATCAAAGGAAATGCTCAGGAAGCTGACATCAAAGCTGATATAGAAACTGCTTTAGCAAACGGACCCAGAGTGGCAATGGTAAATTCTGACAAAGGAATTACTAACTTCCATGTACCTTCTGATATCATCGTTGACGCATCTATGGCTGCTCTTGTAAGAGGTGGAGGTAAAATGTGGAACAAAGACGGAAACGAGGAAGATACAGTTTGTATCATTCCAGACCGTTCTTACGCTGGGTTCTATCAGTCTGTAATCGATGATATGAAAGCTCACGGAAAACTAGACCCTACAACAATGGGATCTGTTCCAAACGTTGGATTAATGGCTCAGAAAGCTGAAGAATATGGTTCTCACGATAAAACTTTCCAATTAGCAGCTGACGGAACTGTAGAAGTTCAGGATGAAGCAGGAAACGTTCTTCTTTCTCAGAAAGTAGAAAAAGACGATATCTTCAGAATGTGTCAGACTAAAGATGCTCCTATCCAGGACTGGGTAAAATTAGCGGTAAACAGATCAAGATTATCTGATACTCCTGCTATCTTCTGGTTAGACAAAGGAAGAGCTCACGACAGAGAAATCATCAAAAAAGTAGAGAAATATCTTGCTGATCATGATACAACAGGTCTTGATATCAGAATCCTTGATGTAAAAGATGCTATGACTGAAACGCTGAAGAGAGCAAGAGAAGGTAAAGATACAATCTCTGTTTCAGGAAACGTATTGAGAGATTATTTAACAGACCTTTTCCCAATCCTTGAGCTTGGTACTTCTGCAAAAATGCTTTCTATCGTTCCATTGATGAATGGTGGTGGTTTATTCGAAACAGGTGCCGGAGGTTCTGCTCCAAAACACGTTGAGCAGTTCTTAGAAGAAGGATATTTAAGATGGGATTCTCTAGGTGAATTCTTAGCACTTCAGGCTTCTTTAGAGCACTTGGCACAGACTCAGGGGAATACAAAATCTCAGGTTTTAGCTGATGCATTAGATGAAGCAAATGCTAAATTCTTAGCTACAGACAAATCTCCTGCAAGAAAAGTAGGTCAGATTGACAACAGAGGTTCTCACTTCTATTTAGCAATGTATTGGGCTGAAGCGTTAGCTAACCAGACTGCTGATGCTGAATTGGCTGCTAAGTTTGCTCCTATTGCTCAGGCAATGCAGGAAAACGAAGAAGTAATCAATGCTGAATTAATTGGTGCTCAGGGTAAACCTCAAAACATTGAAGGTTATTACAAAACTGATACATATAAAACATATGCAGCAATGAGACCTAGCACAGTTTTAAATGAAATTATTGACGGAATTTAA
- a CDS encoding helix-turn-helix domain-containing protein, whose translation MERDQTEELRALQDTLYFIGGKWRIPVINSLCNGNRRFREIERSIPGITTRMLSKELKDMELNKLVKRTVYPETPVLIEYEPTEYCRTFGNIIQEMINWGREHRRVIVEDR comes from the coding sequence ATGGAAAGAGATCAGACAGAAGAACTTAGAGCCTTACAGGATACCCTTTATTTTATCGGGGGAAAATGGCGAATTCCGGTGATCAATTCACTTTGTAATGGTAACAGACGTTTCAGGGAAATTGAACGCAGTATTCCCGGAATTACCACCAGAATGCTTTCAAAAGAACTGAAAGATATGGAACTGAACAAACTTGTAAAACGCACCGTTTATCCGGAAACTCCTGTTTTAATAGAATATGAGCCTACAGAATATTGCCGAACCTTTGGAAACATTATTCAGGAAATGATCAACTGGGGAAGAGAGCATAGGAGAGTGATTGTGGAAGATAGGTAG
- a CDS encoding SDR family oxidoreductase: protein MKKLTHKLAIVTGGNSGIGFAAAKELISEGAKVIITGRRKEAVEKAAQELGAVPFIADQANLDDIDLLKKEVEKQYGKVDILFINAGITGTLTPIENMDVENFDQVMNINFRGAYFTLSKFIPLLNDGASVIFLSSIVASTYKPNSSAYQASKAALNSIAKTAAAELAPRKIRVNMISPGPIKTEIMSKAGLDEEALKNIQNHLIDQIPMKKMGTAEEVARLVTYLSDDQLSGFITGTEIVIDGGITL, encoded by the coding sequence ATGAAAAAATTAACCCATAAACTGGCTATTGTAACAGGAGGAAACAGCGGAATCGGATTCGCTGCAGCAAAAGAACTTATTTCAGAAGGAGCAAAAGTGATCATCACCGGAAGACGAAAAGAAGCTGTAGAAAAGGCGGCTCAGGAACTCGGTGCTGTTCCGTTCATCGCAGATCAGGCTAATCTTGATGATATTGATCTGCTGAAGAAAGAAGTAGAGAAACAGTACGGCAAGGTAGATATTCTGTTTATCAATGCAGGCATTACAGGAACCCTGACGCCTATTGAAAATATGGATGTAGAAAATTTTGATCAGGTAATGAATATTAATTTTAGAGGTGCTTATTTCACATTAAGCAAATTCATTCCTTTATTGAATGACGGAGCTTCAGTGATCTTTTTATCTTCCATTGTCGCTTCCACCTATAAACCCAACAGTTCGGCTTATCAGGCAAGCAAAGCCGCATTGAACTCTATTGCGAAAACAGCAGCAGCAGAGCTGGCACCTAGAAAAATCAGAGTGAATATGATAAGCCCTGGTCCTATAAAAACTGAAATTATGAGTAAAGCCGGCCTGGATGAAGAGGCATTGAAGAATATTCAAAATCATCTCATAGATCAGATTCCAATGAAGAAAATGGGAACCGCTGAAGAAGTCGCCAGGCTGGTTACTTATTTATCAGATGATCAGCTTTCGGGATTTATCACAGGTACTGAAATTGTGATAGATGGCGGCATTACTTTATAA
- a CDS encoding heme-binding domain-containing protein has protein sequence METVKKKRNPIAIFFLAILGVFGGLQLFSQPLEGKPVTKKIEAPREVISILENSCFNCHSNQQNLSWYDKIAPVSWAVNKDIKRAREVLNFSEWEKYSPAEQQGKMYAILNMMQSGKMPLHEYTLLHPSAKINQKDIEVIRKYTLSLSSVNPTTQKKIEIPQASSILPISASTKFPVSPNGVQYTPDFKNWKVISMSTLFDNSIRVIYGNDIAVKAVETENFHPWPDGSIVVKSVWKQQVLPDGEIRPGKFINAQFMVKDSKQYKDTEGWGFAKFSGDDLHPTGKTASFAKESCIACHRQLAEKTGYLFDVPMKVNTQRLIQNLQKK, from the coding sequence ATGGAGACCGTAAAGAAAAAAAGAAATCCCATTGCCATCTTCTTTCTGGCCATACTAGGAGTTTTCGGAGGGCTGCAGTTATTCAGTCAGCCTTTAGAAGGAAAACCGGTTACAAAAAAAATCGAAGCACCAAGGGAAGTGATCAGCATTCTTGAAAACTCGTGTTTCAACTGTCATTCCAACCAGCAGAATCTAAGCTGGTATGATAAAATTGCTCCAGTTTCCTGGGCAGTCAATAAAGATATCAAAAGAGCCAGAGAAGTTCTGAATTTTTCAGAATGGGAAAAATACTCTCCAGCCGAGCAACAGGGAAAAATGTACGCTATTCTCAATATGATGCAAAGTGGAAAAATGCCTCTTCATGAATATACTCTTCTGCATCCTTCAGCGAAAATTAATCAAAAAGATATTGAAGTCATTAGAAAATATACGCTTTCATTATCCTCAGTAAATCCAACAACTCAAAAAAAGATTGAAATACCTCAGGCCTCATCCATTTTACCCATTTCTGCATCAACAAAATTTCCGGTTTCTCCCAATGGAGTTCAGTACACGCCTGATTTCAAAAACTGGAAAGTCATCAGTATGAGTACTCTTTTTGACAATTCCATCCGTGTGATCTATGGAAATGACATCGCTGTAAAAGCTGTGGAAACAGAGAACTTTCACCCGTGGCCAGACGGAAGCATTGTGGTAAAATCTGTATGGAAACAACAGGTGTTGCCTGACGGAGAAATCAGACCCGGAAAATTTATCAATGCACAATTTATGGTAAAAGATTCCAAACAATATAAAGATACTGAAGGCTGGGGATTTGCAAAATTCTCAGGAGATGATCTTCACCCAACCGGAAAGACAGCATCTTTCGCCAAAGAATCATGCATCGCCTGTCACAGACAACTTGCAGAAAAAACAGGTTATCTGTTTGATGTTCCTATGAAAGTAAATACTCAAAGATTAATCCAAAATTTACAGAAAAAATGA
- a CDS encoding cytochrome P460 family protein, whose translation MKNTILILLVSLVSLTACSKENNDKENGLVRTVFDPGHLKFISNSLNPRKETMSALYGNEKALESLSKESQTPEAGAVMKLVTWKYHDNPQYIGGTITGELVSIETVQADQLGNISYDIKNDLLQNSSPDKEERIQYFMSYHPVSRP comes from the coding sequence ATGAAAAATACAATCCTGATTTTATTGGTAAGCCTTGTTTCCCTTACCGCCTGCAGCAAAGAAAATAATGATAAAGAAAATGGACTCGTGAGGACTGTTTTTGACCCGGGTCATCTCAAATTCATTTCCAATTCTTTAAATCCCAGAAAAGAAACCATGTCCGCTTTATACGGAAATGAAAAAGCATTGGAATCTTTATCAAAGGAAAGCCAGACACCGGAAGCAGGTGCAGTTATGAAACTGGTAACCTGGAAATATCATGATAATCCTCAATATATCGGCGGAACAATCACCGGAGAACTGGTAAGTATTGAAACTGTTCAGGCTGATCAGCTGGGAAATATTTCTTATGATATTAAAAATGATTTGCTACAAAACAGTTCTCCTGATAAAGAAGAAAGAATACAGTATTTTATGAGCTACCACCCTGTAAGCAGGCCATAA
- a CDS encoding sensor histidine kinase has product MQQQKIKISQAIIWISSVFLGILSSVPQLASHQFDWKEALVNSGITAAFSIIMWYINIYMLNRTAKRRQHISYSRLMVVLAFGMVIMFGLAWIQQLILSHINFGPVMLMVEVRGILINLVCYMFLTLLQNNYTGQQIQLELEKVKSDNLGAQYELLKQQINPHFLFNSLNTLKLMAETHDEETVDFIVKLSDFYRFTLESRKLDLISVQEEMKIVDAYLFLQKARFGEGIKFTNELEKESAQTLIPPFTLQLLVENCIKHNIVSQSKPLHIKIYTADAQIVIENPIQRKMNTEDSLGVGLDNIKMRYRHLLEKEITINSDEKTFQIKLPLIHEYHHY; this is encoded by the coding sequence ATGCAACAGCAAAAAATAAAAATTTCACAAGCCATTATCTGGATAAGCTCTGTTTTCCTGGGGATTCTATCTTCTGTTCCTCAGCTGGCTTCACATCAGTTTGACTGGAAAGAAGCCTTGGTGAATTCAGGAATTACAGCAGCATTTTCCATTATCATGTGGTATATTAATATTTATATGCTGAACCGTACAGCAAAACGAAGACAGCATATTTCCTATTCAAGATTGATGGTGGTACTGGCTTTCGGAATGGTGATTATGTTTGGACTTGCCTGGATTCAGCAGCTTATTTTATCTCATATCAATTTCGGTCCGGTAATGCTGATGGTTGAAGTAAGAGGAATTTTAATCAATCTGGTATGCTATATGTTTTTAACACTGCTTCAAAATAACTATACAGGCCAGCAGATACAGCTTGAACTGGAAAAGGTAAAAAGTGACAATTTAGGGGCCCAGTACGAATTACTGAAACAACAGATCAATCCACATTTTCTCTTCAACAGCCTGAATACATTAAAATTAATGGCAGAAACGCATGACGAAGAAACGGTTGATTTTATTGTAAAACTTTCTGATTTTTACCGATTTACACTTGAAAGCAGAAAACTGGACCTCATCAGTGTTCAGGAAGAAATGAAAATAGTGGATGCTTATCTTTTTCTTCAGAAAGCCCGTTTTGGTGAAGGAATTAAGTTTACCAACGAACTTGAAAAAGAATCAGCTCAAACCCTTATCCCTCCTTTTACACTTCAGCTTTTGGTAGAGAACTGCATCAAGCACAATATTGTTTCGCAAAGTAAACCTTTACATATTAAAATCTATACCGCTGATGCTCAAATTGTAATTGAAAATCCTATACAGCGAAAGATGAATACTGAAGACTCTCTGGGAGTGGGACTTGACAATATTAAAATGCGTTACAGACATCTACTGGAAAAGGAAATTACAATTAACTCAGACGAAAAAACATTTCAAATAAAACTACCATTAATTCATGAATATCATCATTATTGA
- a CDS encoding LytTR family DNA-binding domain-containing protein — translation MNIIIIEDEFRAAKSLQNLISDLKPNSKILGVYDSIETSIEGLKELKPDLIFMDIHLSDGLSFEIFKSVDITCPVVFCTAFDQYMLDAFKSKGVDYVLKPFSKEDIAEALRKVDELKKFFQKNDLPDLESIIQKITQPSGKSSFLVFKNQKYTTIPTDDIAYFYIHNEITHLVTFTKEQFPLSQPLGQVAEQVSEKQFFRINRQYLVNFKAIKEMEHYFQRKILVKLTVETPEKLLINKEKTHSFFTWLEDR, via the coding sequence ATGAATATCATCATTATTGAAGACGAATTCAGGGCTGCAAAATCCCTTCAGAATTTAATTTCAGATTTAAAACCGAACTCAAAGATACTGGGTGTTTACGACAGTATCGAAACAAGTATTGAGGGCTTAAAGGAGCTCAAACCCGATCTTATTTTTATGGACATCCATCTTTCGGACGGACTTTCATTTGAGATTTTCAAATCGGTAGATATCACATGTCCTGTGGTTTTCTGTACTGCTTTTGATCAGTATATGCTGGATGCCTTTAAAAGTAAGGGAGTTGACTATGTTTTAAAGCCTTTTTCAAAAGAAGATATTGCTGAAGCTTTACGAAAAGTTGATGAACTGAAAAAATTCTTTCAGAAAAATGACTTGCCAGATTTGGAATCCATTATACAAAAAATCACTCAGCCTTCCGGTAAAAGTAGTTTCCTTGTTTTTAAAAATCAGAAATATACAACGATTCCTACGGATGATATTGCTTATTTTTATATCCATAATGAGATAACTCATCTGGTAACCTTTACCAAAGAACAGTTTCCCCTTAGTCAGCCTTTGGGACAAGTCGCAGAACAGGTCTCTGAAAAACAATTCTTCAGAATCAACAGACAATATCTGGTCAATTTTAAAGCGATCAAGGAGATGGAACATTATTTTCAACGCAAAATATTGGTGAAACTCACTGTAGAAACCCCCGAAAAGCTTCTTATTAATAAAGAAAAGACTCATAGTTTCTTTACTTGGCTGGAAGACAGATAG
- a CDS encoding thioredoxin family protein, which produces MILKNLIIVSAFTALLFATSAFIHQDKIQKTAQHSTNENNGFVVLELFTSEGCSSCPPADELIGKIEKEYKDEPVYLLSYHVDYWNRLGWKDRFSTAENSQRQQQYSRILNSQVYTPQLVVNGKTEFVGSDENNIKNAIREALFNSKKTNVELSANISQKEINVQYKTSATDPKNMLLINLVEKHSSTQVGKGENEGRHLHHWQIVHRQNQVSLNKQTEGATTFKLPDGFSPENWEVIAFIQNTKTGEISGSAKTIFK; this is translated from the coding sequence ATGATACTAAAAAACTTAATCATAGTAAGCGCTTTTACCGCATTATTATTTGCTACTTCAGCATTTATTCATCAAGATAAAATCCAAAAGACAGCACAGCATTCAACTAATGAAAACAATGGTTTTGTGGTTTTGGAGCTTTTCACTTCAGAAGGCTGCTCCAGTTGCCCACCGGCAGATGAACTGATTGGAAAAATTGAAAAAGAATATAAGGACGAACCTGTTTACCTTCTCTCCTATCATGTGGATTACTGGAACCGCCTTGGGTGGAAAGACAGATTCAGTACTGCAGAAAACTCACAGCGACAACAGCAATACAGCCGTATCTTAAATTCACAGGTTTATACTCCACAATTGGTTGTCAATGGAAAAACGGAATTTGTAGGATCTGATGAAAACAATATCAAAAATGCAATACGGGAAGCCTTATTTAATTCTAAAAAAACAAATGTAGAACTATCAGCAAATATTTCTCAGAAGGAAATCAATGTACAGTATAAAACCTCTGCCACTGATCCTAAGAATATGCTTCTTATTAATCTGGTTGAAAAACATTCCTCCACCCAGGTAGGTAAAGGTGAAAATGAAGGCCGTCATCTGCATCATTGGCAGATTGTTCACAGGCAAAATCAGGTCTCACTGAATAAACAAACGGAAGGAGCAACAACCTTTAAGCTTCCGGACGGCTTTTCTCCTGAAAATTGGGAAGTCATAGCTTTTATTCAAAATACAAAAACAGGAGAAATATCAGGATCAGCAAAAACAATCTTCAAATAA
- a CDS encoding DoxX family protein has product MKTKTTKIIYWAGAIFMSLWFGASGFFELTKNPVVWDITQQLGYPPHFIYILGVFKISGVLVLLLPNRLLRLKEWVFAGMFFDILFAFFSKIAVLGFPSTIDAIVAFSVLTMTYLMFRKLYSPELVFGEA; this is encoded by the coding sequence ATGAAAACAAAAACAACAAAAATCATCTATTGGGCAGGAGCTATTTTTATGTCATTATGGTTTGGGGCCAGTGGTTTCTTTGAACTGACAAAAAACCCTGTTGTTTGGGACATCACCCAACAGCTTGGCTATCCTCCTCATTTCATTTATATACTGGGGGTTTTTAAAATTTCAGGTGTTCTTGTTCTTTTGCTTCCCAACAGGTTACTGAGGCTGAAAGAATGGGTATTTGCAGGAATGTTTTTCGATATCCTCTTTGCTTTCTTCTCAAAAATAGCAGTACTGGGTTTTCCATCTACGATAGACGCAATAGTCGCTTTCTCAGTGCTTACAATGACTTATCTGATGTTCAGAAAACTGTACTCTCCCGAGTTGGTATTTGGAGAAGCTTGA